The Branchiostoma floridae strain S238N-H82 chromosome 1, Bfl_VNyyK, whole genome shotgun sequence sequence TGAAGGACAGCAACATACCTCCCACATACTCCAAGCTCTTGCTCCTGCTGATTCATGACCTTCGACCTGTAGGGATCTACCATTATGTTATCGGGAGTTATAACCATGCGTGAGTAGAAATATAGATAGATTAGATCATCATTCAGcaataaaatacaaatttatGGATACAAATTAtaattttaaattgtaaagaTAATAGTATAGTTTTTTAATGATTCATTGACTTTTtatatatgtcttatatatAAAGTTGATACCCCTTTGTAGAATGTATAGTGCGGCATTTACCGCCATCATGGCGGATCAAGACGTCTATGACATCCTGTGCACAGAATTTCGAGAAGCGAGGACCGACTCTCCCGAAGTTCAGCCCGCTGAAACTCCTGATGAACACGACGTAATAATCATAGTTGAAGGGGAGGAGTTCAAGGCGCACAAGGCCATTCTTACCAGCCATAGTGACTATTTCTGCTCTGTTTTCAAAGACCATTTTAGCGAGGGCCTTTCGTCGAACTGCGAGGTCCGCCTGACGTGTACAACATGTCAGGGCATGAGGGGAATTCtggactacatgtacactggTAAGGTCCTCATCGACCGCAGTAATGTCGCAGAACTGTTCACGGGTGCTCACTACCTTCTCATGCCCAAACTAAAGGGATATTGCGTCTCGTTCCTCGAAAAGAACACAGACGTTTCTTCCTGTTTACAGGTCAAGTCGTTGGCGGAGTTCTACAGTATCGAGTTGCACGGCTTGTTGGAACAGAGTCGAGAATTCATCAGGAACCATTTCACAGAACTGGCAGACAGTGATCCAGTTCTACAAATTTCTTCAGAAGATTTGCTTGAAATAGTAGCAGACGACATGTTACGCGTTAAAGACGAGCAGTCTGTATACAGTCTTGTGGTCAGGTGGACCAACCATGACCTTGAAAAGAGAAGGCAGCACTTCCCTATGCTGCTTCAGAACGTCCGCCTGCCACAGTTGGGGGAAGACTTCTTAGCAAATGTTGTATTAAAGACGAAACTAGTGGCGGAGGATGTCACATGTAAGGAACTAGTCAAAGAGGCAATCACAATAATACAAAACCCGCCCGAGTTTGAAGAAGACAGTCTTGGGGTGATGAGTAGGGCAAGACGTGGCACCCTGAGAAATGTTGTCACTGTCATCAATTCTCAGGACATTTTCTGTTTGGATATAGATGAGAACTGCTGGGGAAGGCTGAAGACAAGCACAGATAAGTGCCTGTGGTCTCAGGCTGTTGCAATGCTGGATGGTCACTTGTATCTTGCCGGTGGATCATCAGATGGTATCCAAGCCACCAATGATGTCCACCGGTTTGATCCTCTGACCAACCAGTGGTACTATGTGTGCCCCATGAAAGTTCGCAGACAGGACTTCTGTCTAGTGCCACTGGACGGAAAACTCTATGCAATATGTGGCTCGCTAGGAACAGGGTCTCGATACAAGTCTCATGTATCAGTGGAGAGCTACAGTCCAACACAAAACACATGGACATTTGTTGCCTCAACATGGAAACCTTGCTTCAACAGCCAAGCAATAGCCAGTGCTAATACCCACCGTATCTACTGCCTTGGAACAGAGTTGTCAACATCTTCAGCAAGACAGAACACAGTGTTCCTGAGGTACAACAGTGAAGTTGACCAGTGGGAAACAAGAAGCAGTCCCCGAGCAGATGTCCTGGGTTCTATTCTGCAGCTAGCTGGTGATGAAGTGATCCTCCAGGACCTGGTCGTTGGTAGAACCCAGATGTACCAGGATGTAGCGGACCTGTGGGTGTTGGTGCCCAGCCACATCAGTGCCATACCTGACCACAGACACTCCTTCACCAGCTGTGCAGTGGACAGTAGGATTTTTGTCTTTGGTGGAGAACAACACTGGGCAGGGATGTGGTCGGGCAGTATTCCTCGAGACACCTACCAGGAGGCCTTTGTCTACGACAAGGAGTCTGAAGCTAGGCTATGGCAGGCCCTTCCTGAAGTGCCTGCTAGAGTCATGGGACAGTCTACATGCTGCAAGATGCAAGTGCCACTTGAATACCTTGAGATTGTTTTGTCTTAGGCTGTTAATGTTCACGTCTGtcaaaaaaatgaaagttgaCAATTTCTTTTACTAAAGGAACTTTTGAGTTGCTTAAGAGTTAAGGACAATTAGTGGATACTTTGTGCTACTCTTTGATTTGATAGGTACTTATGTGTTACTCTTTGAAAGAGTATTAATTTAAGGTACTCAATGGGTTTATTTTGGAACATAAAATTTGTAATTAGATCTTGATAATGATTATAGAACTCATCAGACATGATACATATGATACATGTGTAAGATGATGAAGGATGGATGGTGGTGAGAGTTTTCTTTTAGGAAAGACTTTGTATAGTAACTAAGTAAGCATAACTTTTGCAGTTGACAATGCAGTCTCACAGCTTAGATTGTTGCTGGGCACAAATCCTCACTAAATCCATTATCTTGTGTATCTGAACCAAGGCTTATCATTATGCCAGCATGAAAGATTTCAGAGGGAAGAATCATGTTAAGGGTTATTTCTTACAGGTGTAAAAAGAGCTTCAAAGTACATTGCAGTAGATCTCTTCTAACAATGCATCCAACAATGGTTGAAAAAACATGAATTCTTTGTATGCCCTGTTATAGTTCTCCATGAATATTGAACCATTGTGTATTGTACTCAACAATTCTAAATTCCTATGTTGAATGCAAGTGTAACATAGGTAATTGCACACTAGTACTTCTGCAATATTTTAGGAATAATTTTGTCTTAAAGAATATGTCATAGATTAAACAACTTTTTCGATTATAAATACAACAATGCCATGTATGAATACAATGACATCATGTTTCATCAATTAATTGATCTTCATTTTGAGGCCTAGAACTTTTGTAGATGCCATTAGCAATTCAGCCAGTGTCAAGTGTCAGACTCAATGTGGAGTAAATGTCAATGACAAATTCTATCAAAGGCATCTGATTCATCACAGCTTTATTCAAACAACAATTGTAACTGCACTTAAGGGGAGACGTCTAGTCGACCATGCAACAGCAAACACACATGGCTAGACTTTTGCACTAAGTCAAATAGTCGCGTCATTCCATCTTGTCAGACAATAAGGTATCAATTATCGTTGAGAAATGTAAATAATGAACATGAAAGCTCAAACCCGACATACAACAAACAAGGTAGTGCTAGAGTTACGTTCAACTGCACGATCAGGGAACAAATGGTCAATGCTGCTGGAAAAAACGATTTTGAACAATTAGCCCAACAGTGTCCATACCGATATCTATAATGTAAAATCCACAAGACTTGATTAATTGTATGGAGAGAAAGATGAATTAACATTTCAATACTAATCTGGATAAAATAATGCTATCGAAAATATACATGTTAGCATATACAATCCTGCTGCAGCTCTATCCTCGCGGTGCAGAACCCGTACGCCATTTTGTGTTCCAGACTGCTCGGTTTATCCAGCTTGCAGGGTTGATTGGCGACCAGCTTGACTAGTAGCCCTGGAGCCGATACGCAGGACTTTCTTGAATGCCTTTCTAAACTCCGGACTGAGGAGGCTGTACACGATGGGGTTCAGACCAGAGTTTATGTAGGCCATCCAATAGGACACGTTGTAAGCCGTGCTGCTGATGCATGCTGGACACGCGCCGGTAACAAGGTACATGGTGATGAATGGGATCCAACAAATCAGAAAGACCACTGATACCACAACTANNNNNNNNNNNNNNNNNNNNNNNNNNNNNNNNNNNNNNNNNNNNNNNNNNNNNNNNNNNNNNNNNNNNNNNNNNNNNNNNNNNNNNNNNNNNNNNNNNNNTTGTGGTGGCTGATGACACCCCTGGCGGGCGCTTCAGGTCTTTCAAATACGTGTCCAACACGGAAGAAGTGTCCATATCGATGTCAGGATCGCCTACAGACGAATCTTCCATAACAGGAGCATTCGTACATTTCTGTTCTAATGAAAATGAAACAGTTTTCCTCAGAACACCTTGAGGATTTATCCGATGAGACCTTGAGCGACTGGGATCGGACGTTCCCGGCAGGTTCTCAGCTTGACCACTTACCTTGCTTGTACTGTTCTGCATGTCCAAGGGCACTATCTTACGCTTTGCATGCTTAGTTTTCATCTTCCGGATCAGCAAGACTGTCATCCGACTGTAAAGCGCGATGATAGACACCACAGGTAGGTGATACGACAGCATTGCTGAAGTCACCGTAAAGGCAATATTGGCTGACGGTAACAGCACGCACTGCTCGGCGTCACTGACTAAGGAGCTCGCGACGCCTGGCGCCCAGATTGTAGCAGCCACCACCCATGTGAGGACGACGGCCGGGATAGTACGTTGAGCAGTCCGTCGGGCTACGTACGTTGTGGGCCACCGGATGCTGCAGTATCTATCCGTTGCTATGAGGAGGAGCGTGAAGATGGAGACCTGACAGCAACCAAAATCCATCAGCACCCAGAGGACACACATCGCGGATCCGAACGGCCACTTGCCCAGTGTGACGTAAGTGGCGAAAAGTGGCATGACGACCAGCCCCACACACAGGTCAGCCAAGGCGAGATTCAGGATGAAGTAGTTATATACTGTCCGCAGCATTTTCTCCCGCACCAAAGCCACTACCACCATCACATTCCCCACTACAGTGGCTAATGAGATCAGTACCAGTACCACCAGCAGGCCGTATTTTGGGGTGTCTTCCTTCCTGCCGGTTATCTCTGTAATGTTAGCCCATGACACAGTACTCAGAGACAGGCCACTGTCAGTCAGCAGTTCGTTGTCCACTCCAGATGTAGGTAGGAACCCCGGATACGGAACTGTTTGTGTTGAGAGGCTGCAATTCACCATGTTGCAAGCTTCCCCTCCTCTTCTTGCAAATATTCAGCTCTGAAATGGTGGACAGAGATGCATATGAGTCGAATGGCTTTGGCTTTTGTAGGCATAGATATATTCCCGGGATCTGTTTTCTCCCATTCAATCATCATACTCGTTACCTACTTCTGCGGCTGCAGGGAATACATTTCATCAAGGCAAAATGCGAGGACGTAAGGAACAGGATTACTAGTATCACGGCTCGCCGTCATGAGTTCGCCGTCATGAGTGGATGGGAGATATATTTGGTGGTTGCGAAAGCAAAACATGTGATTCTTGTAATGCAGTACCTAGCTAGACAACTGACGCCCACAGTTTGTCCCCCTGGAGTATAAAAAATACGGCGCCCACGCTCGCTTAAATGGCTGATGTGCGTAGAAGACAAACGTTCTACATGGGCAAATTCGTCATAGATGGTGTTAGTTCTGCCCTTAGCTCAGCATCGAGCTCGTTTCGGCCTACGGTGCATCAGATGAAAGAGTCAGTGACATACATGGTAGACAGTATCACCGATGTGCGGTTTAGAAGATCAAACAATCAAATAAACACTAAGCGCGTTGGTATGGACGCTCTTCCTTACCTCGGCTAATCAAGGACATGCTACAATGGAGCCCATCATCATCGCAGAAACTATTGAGAGTTTAACATTGTAATATTCAGCCGAAGAATTAATTGTTCACGTAATGTCACTATAGAGGATACAGCAACCGACGGATGCAGGCGTACGGAGGCGCGGGGAAATGCGATAAGAAAGACTGTGCTCATATAAATGTAACCGAGGTGCACACATGACCTTTCATATAACTTGGAAATGCTTGCTTCAAAAGGCGTAAATTGCATCGCCGTAGTCTGTCAGCATTTAGGAGTACATATGGGAAGGGAGATAGTTGCAAGGAATGTGACCTAT is a genomic window containing:
- the LOC118420760 gene encoding kelch-like protein 17, producing MADQDVYDILCTEFREARTDSPEVQPAETPDEHDVIIIVEGEEFKAHKAILTSHSDYFCSVFKDHFSEGLSSNCEVRLTCTTCQGMRGILDYMYTGKVLIDRSNVAELFTGAHYLLMPKLKGYCVSFLEKNTDVSSCLQVKSLAEFYSIELHGLLEQSREFIRNHFTELADSDPVLQISSEDLLEIVADDMLRVKDEQSVYSLVVRWTNHDLEKRRQHFPMLLQNVRLPQLGEDFLANVVLKTKLVAEDVTCKELVKEAITIIQNPPEFEEDSLGVMSRARRGTLRNVVTVINSQDIFCLDIDENCWGRLKTSTDKCLWSQAVAMLDGHLYLAGGSSDGIQATNDVHRFDPLTNQWYYVCPMKVRRQDFCLVPLDGKLYAICGSLGTGSRYKSHVSVESYSPTQNTWTFVASTWKPCFNSQAIASANTHRIYCLGTELSTSSARQNTVFLRYNSEVDQWETRSSPRADVLGSILQLAGDEVILQDLVVGRTQMYQDVADLWVLVPSHISAIPDHRHSFTSCAVDSRIFVFGGEQHWAGMWSGSIPRDTYQEAFVYDKESEARLWQALPEVPARVMGQSTCCKMQVPLEYLEIVLS
- the LOC118410574 gene encoding muscarinic acetylcholine receptor M3-like, with protein sequence MVNCSLSTQTVPYPGFLPTSGVDNELLTDSGLSLSTVSWANITEITGRKEDTPKYGLLVVLVLISLATVVGNVMVVVALVREKMLRTVYNYFILNLALADLCVGLVVMPLFATYVTLGKWPFGSAMCVLWVLMDFGCCQVSIFTLLLIATDRYCSIRWPTTYVARRTAQRTIPAVVLTWVVAATIWAPGVASSLVSDAEQCVLLPSANIAFTVTSAMLSYHLPVVSIIALYSRMTVLLIRKMKTKHAKRKIVPLDMQNSTSKVSGQAENLPGTSDPSRSRSHRINPQGVLRKTVSFSLEQKCTNAPVMEDSSVGDPDIDMDTSSVLDTYLKDLKLVVSVVFLICWIPFITMYLVTGACPACISSTAYNVSYWMAYINSGLNPIVYSLLSPEFRKAFKKVLRIGSRATSQAGRQSTLQAG